One Mycolicibacterium pulveris genomic region harbors:
- a CDS encoding acyl-CoA dehydrogenase family protein encodes MQLTFDSDVEEFRAEFAAFLDEHLPSEAQTLERPRSVSHMPQWARDWQRLLFDNGWLLPAQPPEFGGRNATVLQQFVHLDELCRRRIYHSFNPQGVNIVAASLLSFGSDEQKHRWAVPVLKAEITASLGMSEPSAGSDLASLRTRAVLDGDHFVVNGQKVWTSGAHDADFLLTFVRTDPDAPKHKGISVLIIPTDTPGVVCRPFADLCGEENKDFNEVFFTDARVPAENLVGPLNGGWGVANGSLGHERTMMWLGFADRIDNMIADFRPRDALQRDQYATTIMDYQALRAMGSAALARAARGEMDTASVSVLKLFGSEAEMRAMDTAFTASGADGLIHPSTTGKYEHMNLDHYFASWFERYARSFSGTIAGGTSEIQRNIIATQVLGLPRR; translated from the coding sequence ATGCAGCTGACTTTTGATTCCGACGTCGAGGAGTTCCGCGCCGAGTTCGCGGCGTTCCTCGACGAGCATCTGCCCTCGGAGGCGCAGACCCTGGAGCGCCCGCGCTCGGTGTCGCACATGCCGCAGTGGGCCCGAGACTGGCAGCGGCTGCTGTTCGACAACGGCTGGCTGCTTCCCGCGCAGCCGCCGGAGTTCGGCGGGCGCAACGCCACGGTGCTGCAGCAGTTCGTCCACCTCGACGAGTTGTGCCGACGCCGCATCTATCACAGCTTCAACCCGCAGGGCGTGAACATCGTTGCGGCATCCCTACTTTCGTTCGGCTCCGACGAGCAGAAGCACCGCTGGGCAGTGCCGGTGCTCAAGGCCGAGATCACCGCCTCGCTGGGAATGAGCGAGCCCAGCGCCGGCTCCGATCTGGCGTCGCTGCGCACCCGCGCGGTCTTGGACGGGGACCACTTCGTCGTCAACGGTCAGAAGGTGTGGACGTCGGGCGCGCACGACGCCGACTTCCTGTTGACGTTCGTGCGCACCGACCCGGATGCCCCCAAGCACAAGGGAATCAGCGTGCTGATCATCCCGACCGACACCCCCGGGGTGGTGTGCCGCCCGTTCGCCGACCTGTGCGGCGAGGAGAACAAGGACTTCAACGAGGTGTTCTTCACCGACGCGCGGGTTCCGGCCGAGAACCTCGTCGGCCCGCTCAACGGCGGCTGGGGCGTCGCCAACGGTTCCCTCGGCCACGAACGCACCATGATGTGGCTCGGTTTCGCCGATCGCATCGACAACATGATCGCCGACTTTCGGCCGCGGGATGCGCTGCAGCGCGACCAGTACGCCACCACGATCATGGACTACCAGGCGCTGCGGGCGATGGGATCGGCGGCGCTGGCCCGTGCGGCCCGCGGTGAGATGGACACCGCCTCGGTGTCGGTGCTCAAGCTGTTCGGATCGGAGGCCGAGATGCGGGCGATGGACACCGCGTTCACCGCGTCGGGCGCGGACGGGTTGATCCATCCGTCGACGACGGGAAAGTACGAGCACATGAACCTCGACCACTACTTCGCCAGTTGGTTCGAGCGTTATGCGCGCAGCTTCTCCGGAACGATCGCGGGCGGCACCTCCGAGATCCAGCGCAACATCATCGCCACCCAGGTGCTCGGCCTGCCGCGGCGCTGA
- a CDS encoding acyl-CoA dehydrogenase family protein yields the protein MLLEFDADQRLWQETVRDAVTKQCPASLIRGVVENGVDPAPLWKSYVDAGWTELSDAENAVELAIVLEELGRATDPTPFLATLSQFAPLAGDRFDPQQSGTAVYSGVAAHRDADGWVLNGTAHHVLDGDRAERLAVVTDAGVFLIDANQVSTRRTAVFDPVLHIAEVSFADVRVPDTARLHVDAEKARHVALTGLAITMVGACQRILDLALEHVKQRQQFGVAIGSFQAVQHKAVDMHVATERARALSYFAALTIAEDDPRRRLAAAMAKASAGEAQSVVFRHGLQLFGAMGFTWENDLQFALKRAKAGEHLLGGAAEHRAIIAEEFHAADF from the coding sequence GTGTTATTGGAGTTCGACGCCGACCAGCGGCTCTGGCAGGAAACCGTGCGCGACGCGGTGACCAAACAGTGCCCGGCGTCTCTGATCCGGGGGGTGGTCGAGAACGGGGTCGACCCGGCCCCGCTGTGGAAAAGCTATGTCGACGCCGGCTGGACCGAACTCAGCGACGCCGAGAACGCCGTCGAGCTGGCGATCGTGCTCGAAGAACTGGGTCGGGCCACCGACCCCACCCCGTTCTTGGCGACGCTGTCCCAGTTCGCCCCGCTGGCCGGTGACCGGTTCGACCCACAACAGTCGGGCACCGCGGTGTACAGCGGGGTGGCCGCTCACCGCGACGCCGACGGCTGGGTGCTCAACGGAACCGCGCACCACGTGCTCGACGGCGACCGTGCCGAGCGCCTCGCCGTGGTCACCGACGCCGGCGTGTTCCTGATCGACGCCAACCAGGTGAGCACCCGGCGCACCGCGGTGTTCGACCCGGTGCTGCACATCGCCGAGGTCTCCTTCGCCGACGTCCGGGTGCCCGACACCGCGCGGCTGCACGTCGACGCGGAGAAGGCCCGCCACGTGGCGCTGACCGGGTTGGCGATCACCATGGTCGGGGCCTGCCAGCGCATCCTCGACTTGGCGCTGGAGCACGTCAAACAACGCCAGCAGTTCGGCGTCGCCATCGGCTCGTTCCAGGCCGTGCAGCACAAGGCCGTCGACATGCACGTCGCCACCGAACGCGCGCGGGCGCTGTCGTACTTCGCGGCGCTGACCATCGCCGAAGACGACCCGCGCAGGCGACTGGCCGCGGCGATGGCCAAGGCGTCGGCGGGCGAAGCCCAGTCGGTGGTGTTCCGGCACGGCCTGCAGCTGTTCGGCGCCATGGGCTTCACCTGGGAGAACGACCTGCAGTTCGCGCTGAAGCGAGCCAAGGCCGGCGAGCACCTGCTGGGCGGGGCCGCCGAACATCGCGCGATCATCGCCGAGGAGTTTCATGCAGCTGACTTTTGA
- a CDS encoding acyl-CoA dehydrogenase family protein, which produces MAWDFSTDPKWAERLAWVEEFVRSECEPIDLIVKESHDLNDPVRQALIPPLQQIVKERGLWATHLGAHLGGPGYGQVKLALLNEILGRSECAPIVFGSQAPDSGNSEILAHYGTPELKRRYLEPLLDNRIVSCFSMTEPHGGADPKVFTTTATHDGDHWVINGEKWYSSFASMASFIIVMAMTDPDAPPYQRYSMFVVPGDTPGINVLRDVGLGYQPLGGGGREGYVRYENVRVPDDHMLGPRGGAFVVAQTRLGGGRIHHAMRTVGLVRRIFDMLTERAVSRYTQGSMLADKQMVQEMIADSWMQIEAFRLLTLQTAWKIDKYNDYKAVRADISAVKAMMQKVLHDVSARALQLHGSLGTSHEMPFVQYLTESFVLGLADGPTEVHKVTLARLLLKDVKPAPDAFPSEHLLRLREAAEAKFADKLAGIPRS; this is translated from the coding sequence ATGGCCTGGGATTTCTCGACCGACCCCAAGTGGGCCGAGCGGCTGGCGTGGGTGGAGGAGTTCGTCCGCAGCGAATGCGAACCTATCGACCTGATTGTCAAGGAGTCACACGATCTCAACGATCCGGTGCGCCAGGCGCTGATTCCCCCGCTGCAGCAGATCGTCAAGGAACGAGGGTTGTGGGCCACCCATCTGGGAGCGCACCTGGGTGGTCCTGGCTACGGTCAGGTCAAGCTTGCCCTGCTCAACGAGATCCTCGGCCGATCCGAGTGTGCGCCGATCGTGTTCGGTTCGCAGGCACCGGATTCCGGCAACAGCGAGATCCTCGCCCACTACGGGACCCCCGAACTCAAGCGGCGGTACCTCGAACCGTTGTTGGACAACCGGATAGTGTCGTGCTTCTCGATGACCGAACCGCACGGCGGCGCCGACCCGAAGGTGTTCACCACCACCGCTACCCACGACGGCGATCACTGGGTGATCAACGGTGAGAAGTGGTATTCGTCGTTCGCATCGATGGCCTCGTTCATCATCGTGATGGCGATGACGGACCCCGATGCCCCGCCGTACCAGCGGTATTCGATGTTCGTGGTGCCCGGCGACACCCCGGGTATCAACGTGTTGCGCGATGTCGGGCTGGGCTATCAACCGCTGGGTGGCGGCGGGCGGGAAGGATATGTCCGCTACGAGAACGTCCGCGTCCCAGACGATCACATGCTGGGGCCGCGTGGCGGGGCGTTCGTGGTGGCACAGACCCGACTCGGCGGCGGGCGCATTCATCACGCCATGCGCACCGTGGGGCTGGTGCGTCGGATCTTCGACATGCTCACCGAGCGGGCGGTGTCGCGCTACACCCAGGGCTCGATGCTGGCCGACAAGCAGATGGTGCAGGAGATGATCGCCGACTCCTGGATGCAGATCGAGGCGTTCCGGCTGCTGACCCTGCAGACCGCGTGGAAGATCGACAAGTACAACGACTACAAAGCCGTGCGTGCCGATATCTCTGCGGTCAAGGCGATGATGCAAAAGGTGCTGCATGACGTGTCGGCGCGTGCCCTGCAGCTGCATGGCTCGCTGGGCACGTCTCACGAAATGCCGTTCGTGCAGTACCTGACGGAGTCGTTCGTGCTGGGTCTGGCCGACGGCCCGACCGAGGTGCACAAGGTGACGTTGGCGCGGCTACTTCTCAAAGACGTCAAGCCTGCGCCTGACGCGTTTCCGTCCGAGCACCTGCTGCGGCTGCGGGAAGCCGCCGAAGCCAAGTTCGCCGACAAGCTCGCGGGGATTCCGCGAAGCTGA
- a CDS encoding enoyl-CoA hydratase/isomerase family protein, producing the protein MTETLVVDRDHPGIVVLQLNRPKQLNAINEVMRDELSLTLAELAADTSVNVVVLTGAGRGFCSGIDVRNFGPGMLDASAPAIERMRFQEAMAALPQAIRTLPQPVIAAVNGPCVGAGLSLCLAADIRICSTAATFGNAAILLGLSGAEMGMSYHLPRIVGTSVAADWMLTGRTVSAEEADRRGLVSEIVSPDRLTQRAFEIASTIAGLSPLGVQLTKRALQTNTDATGPAAAMELENRNQVLSHATDEAAQRRQKWSGA; encoded by the coding sequence ATGACCGAGACGTTGGTCGTCGACCGTGACCATCCGGGCATTGTTGTCCTGCAACTGAACCGGCCCAAGCAGCTCAACGCGATCAACGAGGTCATGCGCGACGAACTGTCGCTCACCCTCGCCGAGCTCGCCGCCGACACGTCGGTCAACGTGGTCGTGCTGACCGGTGCCGGGCGCGGGTTCTGTTCCGGGATCGATGTGCGCAACTTCGGACCAGGAATGCTGGACGCCTCGGCCCCGGCGATCGAGCGGATGCGTTTTCAGGAAGCGATGGCCGCGCTGCCGCAGGCGATCCGTACCCTGCCGCAACCGGTCATCGCCGCGGTGAACGGACCGTGCGTCGGCGCTGGGCTGTCGCTGTGTTTGGCCGCCGACATCCGGATCTGCTCCACGGCAGCGACGTTCGGTAACGCGGCGATCCTGCTGGGACTGTCGGGTGCGGAGATGGGCATGAGCTACCACCTGCCCCGGATCGTCGGAACCAGCGTGGCGGCGGATTGGATGCTGACCGGGCGAACAGTGAGCGCCGAGGAGGCCGACCGCCGTGGTCTGGTGAGCGAGATCGTCTCGCCGGACCGGCTGACGCAGCGCGCATTCGAGATCGCGTCGACGATCGCCGGTCTGTCACCGCTCGGTGTCCAGCTGACCAAGCGCGCGCTGCAGACCAACACCGACGCGACCGGGCCCGCTGCCGCGATGGAGTTGGAGAACCGCAACCAGGTGCTCAGCCACGCCACCGACGAAGCCGCGCAACGACGCCAGAAGTGGTCCGGCGCCTGA
- a CDS encoding Rieske (2Fe-2S) protein: MSDQKKTPRLAQGREHVVATVDEIPPGTHKLVPIGRHGVGVYNVNGTFYAIANYCPHEGGPLCSGRPRGRNIVDESVPGDAVMVRDLEFIYCPWHQWGFELATGTTAVKPEWSIRTYPVRVVGNEVLVQA; encoded by the coding sequence TTGAGCGACCAGAAGAAGACGCCCCGGTTGGCCCAGGGGCGTGAGCACGTCGTCGCCACGGTCGACGAGATTCCGCCTGGCACACATAAACTGGTGCCCATCGGTAGGCACGGCGTCGGTGTCTACAACGTCAACGGGACGTTCTATGCGATCGCGAACTACTGCCCGCACGAGGGCGGTCCACTGTGTTCGGGACGCCCGCGCGGCCGCAACATCGTCGACGAGAGCGTCCCGGGCGACGCGGTGATGGTCCGCGACCTCGAGTTCATCTACTGCCCGTGGCACCAGTGGGGTTTCGAACTGGCCACCGGCACCACCGCAGTCAAACCCGAATGGAGCATCCGGACCTATCCTGTCCGGGTCGTCGGCAACGAGGTACTCGTACAGGCATGA
- a CDS encoding LLM class flavin-dependent oxidoreductase, with product MKVQPAAYLRTTLPLDLSQLPELDSGRYHSIWLPDHMVSFWPDSIWTPEFTDLATVSKTPHRHLDAMAVAAAAAVLTSNVPLVTSVVDTVRRHPSLLAQSALTIDHLAKGRFVLGLGSGETENTVPYGFDFTKPVSRLEEALHVIRLLWDSDGPVDFDGQFYRLRHARLDTEPYEGRVPPIWIGASGRRALDIVGRYADGWWPTGAWTPEDYAEKLAAVRASADRAGRDPMAITPCYIQVCLIARDDATLEEILAAPLVKAFLLQVSAPMLRSFGHEHPMGEDWRGYQDIDPATLTRERILDFLGGVQPEMILSVIPHGTPKQVARVVKDYVDAGLRVPKILDYGGMAGLQHAAASAQNVREAEDELLRLCGDVR from the coding sequence GTGAAGGTCCAGCCGGCCGCGTACCTGCGCACAACGTTGCCGCTCGATCTGTCGCAGCTGCCCGAACTGGACAGCGGCCGCTACCACTCGATCTGGCTGCCCGACCACATGGTCAGCTTCTGGCCCGACTCGATCTGGACGCCGGAGTTCACCGATCTGGCAACGGTTTCAAAGACGCCGCACCGACACCTCGATGCGATGGCGGTCGCGGCCGCCGCCGCGGTGCTGACCAGCAACGTCCCGCTGGTGACCAGCGTCGTCGACACCGTGCGACGGCACCCGTCGTTGCTCGCCCAGAGCGCGCTGACCATCGACCATCTGGCCAAGGGCCGCTTCGTCCTCGGCCTCGGCAGCGGGGAGACCGAGAACACGGTGCCCTACGGCTTCGACTTCACCAAGCCGGTCAGCCGTTTGGAGGAGGCGCTGCACGTCATCCGGCTGCTGTGGGACAGCGACGGTCCCGTCGACTTCGACGGGCAGTTCTATCGACTGCGGCACGCCCGGCTGGACACCGAACCGTATGAGGGGCGCGTTCCGCCGATCTGGATCGGCGCGAGCGGGCGGCGCGCGCTGGACATCGTCGGGCGCTACGCCGACGGCTGGTGGCCCACCGGTGCGTGGACGCCCGAGGACTATGCCGAAAAGCTCGCGGCGGTAAGGGCTTCCGCTGATCGGGCCGGACGCGACCCGATGGCGATCACGCCGTGCTACATCCAGGTGTGCCTGATCGCGCGCGACGACGCCACGCTGGAGGAGATCCTGGCGGCACCGCTGGTGAAGGCGTTCCTGCTGCAGGTGTCCGCGCCGATGCTGCGCAGCTTCGGCCACGAGCACCCGATGGGGGAGGACTGGCGCGGGTATCAGGACATCGACCCCGCGACGCTCACCCGCGAACGCATCCTTGACTTCCTCGGAGGCGTACAACCGGAGATGATCCTGTCGGTGATTCCGCACGGCACCCCGAAGCAGGTGGCGCGCGTCGTCAAGGACTACGTCGACGCGGGCCTGCGCGTGCCGAAGATCCTCGACTACGGCGGGATGGCGGGACTGCAGCACGCGGCCGCGTCGGCGCAGAACGTGCGGGAGGCCGAGGACGAACTTCTGCGTCTATGTGGAGATGTGCGGTGA
- a CDS encoding amidohydrolase family protein, which produces MIEHPDGGKTPVIDASVHIFCKSNKDLRSILREPFKSRGFPDYEMDWYGAPGGEYAPGTEGPDRQYPGSDPELVGKHLFDDGGVDFAVLHPMTRGIMPDRHLGTALAAAHNEMLVTRWLEDNPYAERYRGTIRINPDDIAGSLREIAKYKDHPRVVQLGVPLQSRELYGKPQFWPLWEAAIEANLPVAVHIEVGAGIAAAPTPSGNTRTYEQYVGFMALNYLYHLMNMIAEGVFERMPALKFVWADGAADLLTPFIWRMDCFGRPHLEQTPWAPKMPSDYLPGHVYFVQGALDGPGDTEFAGEWFGFTGKDNMVMFGSSYPHWQLNKLTVPSSYTAEQRDKLCWRNAAELYGIDVEASVGAK; this is translated from the coding sequence GTGATCGAACATCCCGACGGCGGAAAGACACCCGTCATCGATGCCAGCGTGCACATCTTCTGCAAGTCGAACAAAGACCTGCGGAGCATCCTTCGCGAGCCGTTCAAGAGCCGCGGCTTCCCCGACTACGAAATGGACTGGTACGGCGCTCCCGGTGGCGAATACGCCCCGGGGACCGAGGGGCCCGACCGCCAGTATCCAGGGTCCGACCCCGAGTTGGTCGGCAAGCATCTGTTCGACGACGGCGGCGTGGACTTCGCGGTACTGCACCCGATGACCCGGGGCATCATGCCGGACCGGCACCTGGGCACGGCGTTGGCCGCCGCCCACAACGAGATGCTGGTGACGCGTTGGCTCGAGGACAATCCGTATGCCGAGCGCTATCGCGGCACGATCAGGATCAACCCCGACGACATCGCGGGCTCGTTGCGCGAGATCGCCAAGTACAAGGATCATCCCCGCGTCGTCCAGCTCGGTGTTCCGCTGCAGTCGCGCGAGCTGTACGGCAAGCCGCAGTTCTGGCCGCTGTGGGAGGCCGCCATCGAGGCGAACCTGCCGGTCGCGGTGCACATCGAGGTCGGTGCCGGTATCGCCGCGGCGCCGACCCCGTCCGGCAACACCCGCACCTACGAGCAGTACGTCGGGTTCATGGCGCTGAACTACCTGTATCACCTGATGAACATGATCGCGGAAGGGGTATTCGAAAGGATGCCCGCGCTCAAGTTCGTCTGGGCGGACGGAGCCGCCGACCTGCTCACGCCGTTCATCTGGCGGATGGACTGCTTCGGGCGACCACATCTCGAGCAGACGCCGTGGGCGCCGAAGATGCCGAGCGATTACCTGCCCGGCCACGTCTACTTCGTCCAGGGTGCGCTCGACGGACCCGGCGACACCGAATTCGCCGGTGAGTGGTTCGGCTTCACCGGCAAGGACAACATGGTGATGTTCGGCTCCAGCTATCCACACTGGCAGCTCAACAAGCTCACGGTGCCCAGCTCGTACACCGCCGAGCAGCGCGACAAGCTGTGCTGGCGAAACGCCGCGGAACTCTATGGCATAGACGTCGAGGCCAGCGTCGGCGCAAAGTGA
- a CDS encoding acetyl-CoA C-acetyltransferase codes for MDAWIVDAVRTPRGRGRPDGALHGIHPQELFAQCLQALCARTGLDPADVDDVIAGNGILAGEHGDDIARLSVLLAGWPDTVPGMTLNRFCGSGQQAITVAATGVASGVQDLVVAGGVESMSRWDVSVGVPTIDGDNPAFRERHPTVPQGISADLIASLEKFSREDVDAYAVESQRRAADAIANGRFDRSIVAVTDAAGQVALDRDEHPRPGTTLDKLAKLPAAFARMGAARVEGESASFDEICLGRYPELTAIDHVHHAGNSSGVVDGAAVAAVASRRWLDANGVAARARIRCTAAIGSEPVIMLTAPGPAAQRCLDKAGMRATDIDLWEINEAFAAVPLKTIRDLGLDPDRVNVNGGAIALGHPIGATGAMLIGTVLDELERRNLSTGLVTMCTGGGMGTATIIERV; via the coding sequence ATGGACGCCTGGATCGTCGACGCGGTTCGCACGCCCAGGGGTCGTGGCCGCCCGGACGGTGCGCTACACGGGATCCATCCGCAGGAGTTGTTCGCGCAATGCTTACAGGCTCTTTGCGCCAGAACGGGTCTTGATCCGGCCGACGTCGACGACGTGATCGCGGGCAACGGAATCCTCGCCGGCGAGCACGGCGACGACATCGCCCGGCTTTCGGTGCTGCTCGCCGGCTGGCCCGACACCGTGCCCGGGATGACGCTCAACCGGTTCTGCGGGTCGGGTCAGCAGGCGATCACTGTCGCGGCGACCGGGGTGGCAAGCGGCGTGCAGGATCTGGTGGTGGCGGGCGGTGTCGAGTCCATGTCGCGGTGGGACGTGAGCGTCGGGGTGCCGACGATCGACGGCGACAACCCGGCGTTTCGCGAACGCCATCCCACGGTGCCGCAGGGCATCTCGGCCGACCTGATCGCCTCGCTGGAGAAGTTCAGCCGCGAGGACGTCGACGCGTACGCCGTCGAAAGCCAACGGCGTGCAGCCGACGCGATCGCGAACGGTCGCTTCGATCGCTCGATCGTCGCGGTGACCGACGCCGCCGGCCAGGTCGCGCTGGACCGCGACGAACATCCTCGCCCGGGCACCACGCTGGACAAACTGGCCAAGCTGCCAGCGGCGTTCGCCCGAATGGGCGCTGCGCGGGTGGAGGGCGAATCCGCCAGCTTCGACGAGATCTGCCTCGGCCGGTATCCGGAGTTGACCGCCATCGACCACGTCCACCATGCGGGCAACTCCTCTGGTGTGGTGGACGGCGCGGCGGTGGCCGCGGTCGCGTCCCGACGGTGGCTGGACGCCAACGGCGTTGCCGCACGCGCCAGGATTCGCTGCACCGCGGCGATCGGCAGCGAGCCGGTCATCATGCTCACCGCGCCGGGTCCCGCGGCGCAGCGGTGTCTGGACAAAGCCGGTATGCGGGCCACCGACATCGACCTGTGGGAGATCAACGAGGCGTTTGCCGCGGTGCCGCTGAAGACCATTCGCGATCTCGGACTGGATCCCGACCGGGTCAACGTCAACGGTGGGGCGATCGCCCTCGGCCATCCGATCGGGGCGACGGGAGCCATGCTCATCGGAACCGTGCTCGACGAGCTCGAGCGCCGCAACCTGAGCACCGGACTGGTCACGATGTGCACCGGCGGCGGTATGGGCACGGCCACGATCATCGAGCGGGTCTGA
- a CDS encoding amidohydrolase family protein, with the protein MTVTVTERKPAAEHIAVRCVDSDVHPTPRRGELVQYIPEPWRSKYFLTRKVGEQIYYDAPDYAHSYAMRVDTFPPDGEFACSDPDLAFKQLIMEAGADIAILEPAAYPARTPETQHAMSVALNDWQANHWLDSHNNWHERWRGSICLAIEDPESSAREIERWADHPYMAQILIKAEPRPSWGDPKYDPIWATATKHDITVSCHLSRSHHEELPMPPVGMPSYNHDFMVTYSLLAANQLMSLIFDGVFDRFPTLRIVFVEHAFTWILPLMWRMDAIYEARKSWLDIKRKPSEYVKDHIKFTTQPLDYPEDKTELTRALQWMECEKILLFSSDYPHWTFDDPRWLVKHLPPHAREAVMFRNGIATYKLPETVPALEGQVRVF; encoded by the coding sequence ATGACGGTCACAGTGACAGAGCGCAAGCCGGCAGCCGAACACATCGCCGTTCGTTGTGTCGACTCCGATGTACATCCCACCCCGCGGCGCGGCGAGTTGGTCCAGTACATCCCGGAGCCCTGGCGCAGCAAGTACTTCCTGACCCGCAAGGTCGGCGAGCAGATCTACTACGACGCCCCCGACTACGCGCACTCCTACGCTATGCGTGTCGACACGTTCCCACCCGACGGCGAGTTCGCTTGCAGCGACCCCGATCTGGCGTTCAAGCAACTGATCATGGAGGCGGGCGCCGACATCGCGATCCTGGAACCCGCCGCGTACCCGGCCCGCACCCCCGAGACCCAGCACGCCATGTCCGTCGCGCTCAACGACTGGCAGGCCAACCACTGGCTCGACAGCCACAACAACTGGCACGAACGGTGGCGCGGGTCGATCTGCCTGGCGATCGAAGACCCCGAATCCAGCGCACGCGAGATCGAGCGCTGGGCCGACCACCCGTACATGGCCCAGATCCTGATCAAGGCCGAACCGCGGCCGTCATGGGGCGACCCGAAGTACGACCCGATCTGGGCCACCGCCACCAAGCACGACATCACGGTGAGCTGCCATCTGTCCCGCAGCCACCACGAAGAGCTGCCGATGCCACCGGTCGGCATGCCCAGCTACAACCACGACTTCATGGTCACCTACTCACTGCTGGCGGCCAACCAGCTGATGAGCCTGATCTTCGACGGGGTGTTCGACCGGTTCCCGACGTTGCGCATCGTGTTCGTCGAGCACGCGTTCACCTGGATCCTGCCGTTGATGTGGCGGATGGACGCCATCTACGAGGCCCGCAAGTCGTGGCTGGACATCAAGCGCAAACCATCGGAGTACGTCAAGGACCACATCAAGTTCACCACCCAGCCGCTGGACTACCCCGAGGACAAGACCGAACTGACCCGCGCGCTGCAGTGGATGGAGTGCGAGAAGATCCTGCTGTTCTCCTCGGACTACCCTCACTGGACGTTCGACGATCCGCGCTGGTTGGTCAAGCACCTGCCCCCGCATGCGCGTGAGGCCGTGATGTTCCGCAACGGGATCGCGACCTACAAGCTGCCAGAGACGGTTCCGGCCCTAGAGGGCCAGGTGCGGGTGTTCTGA
- a CDS encoding SDR family NAD(P)-dependent oxidoreductase, with protein MSCHGKVALVTGSSRGLGKAIAQRLASEGATVALTARTMDPDPKYQGSLRQTLEEIEQAGGAAVAVPADLSDVEQRVQMFAEVVRQVGAPDIVVNNAAVTFLRPLDEFPERRVRLMMEMHVMAPLHLTQLAIPAMRERGRGWVLNVTSVGGDLPDGPPFSEFDRSAGFGVYGTVKAALNRLTKSLAAELYDDGIAVNAAAPSNPVATPGAGTLDLAKTDTEDIALITETAFRLCTGDPKTLTGRIAHTQSFLAETGRP; from the coding sequence TTGTCCTGTCACGGGAAGGTCGCGCTGGTGACCGGAAGCAGCCGCGGGTTGGGCAAGGCGATCGCCCAGCGGCTGGCGAGCGAAGGCGCGACGGTTGCGCTTACCGCGCGAACGATGGACCCCGATCCCAAATACCAAGGCTCCCTCCGCCAGACACTCGAGGAGATCGAGCAGGCCGGGGGAGCGGCGGTCGCGGTCCCCGCCGATCTGTCCGACGTCGAGCAACGCGTCCAGATGTTCGCCGAGGTGGTGCGTCAGGTCGGTGCGCCCGACATCGTGGTCAACAACGCCGCGGTCACGTTCCTGCGTCCGCTCGACGAGTTTCCCGAGCGGCGGGTGCGGCTGATGATGGAAATGCACGTGATGGCGCCGCTGCATCTGACCCAACTGGCCATCCCCGCGATGCGGGAGCGCGGCCGCGGCTGGGTGCTGAACGTGACCTCGGTCGGCGGTGACCTGCCCGACGGACCACCGTTCTCCGAATTCGACCGCAGCGCCGGGTTCGGGGTGTACGGGACGGTGAAGGCCGCGCTGAACCGCCTGACGAAAAGCCTTGCCGCCGAACTGTACGACGACGGCATCGCCGTCAACGCCGCGGCGCCGTCGAACCCGGTGGCAACCCCGGGCGCGGGCACGCTGGACCTGGCCAAGACCGACACCGAGGACATCGCGCTGATCACCGAGACGGCGTTCCGGTTGTGCACCGGCGATCCGAAGACCTTGACCGGTCGCATCGCCCACACTCAGTCGTTTCTCGCCGAGACGGGCCGACCATGA